A window of the Fusarium poae strain DAOMC 252244 chromosome 3, whole genome shotgun sequence genome harbors these coding sequences:
- a CDS encoding hypothetical protein (BUSCO:6377at5125) codes for MTTARARGKLPETETIDLTQQPSAFKPYAGAKKLVIKNLRAPTNRDNQVAEYYKRTEKELDGALEAIFAGRTPDVPLERLYRGVEDVCRKGDPAKVYQMLNERVDVHLLRIVLPRIQKNGRTSNLDTLKNTLEEWKTWNKQTILIRSTFSFLDRTYLLRENFPSINDMAIGQFRKMAFPSQVHSYRSSIGANLIMGICELIENDRRGGGQTEPTLLKDSIMMLYVLGVYVKHFEPFFLEQSQKYFKEFGEAWSTSSLKDYILVCEKLLKKEDYRCIQFNLDSTTEKQLMDSAHSLLISNYSEKLLNGGNLGKLLAEREVESMKALYDLLRLSGIQKKMKVPWGEYIRTAGAAIVSDKEKGDEMVLRLLELRRSLDLMIRDAFNKDEDFLWAMRESFGKFMNDRKVASCWETGTSKIGEMIAKYIDMLLRGGLKSLPKELLSDLKDRETAQKEGQASTGDEDAELDRQLDQALELFRFIEGKDAFEAFYKKDLARRLLMGRSASQDAERNMLTKLRGECGANFTQNLEQMFKDQELGKDEMESYKQWCQGSAERKAPLDLSVMILSAAAWPTYPDVRLNLPDEVATQIERFDKYYKNKHTGRVLTWKHSLAHCSINARFAKAPKELLVSAYQAVVLMMFNSVPDGGFLAYEQIATGTGLQGGDLNRTLQSLACGKARVLTKHPKGRDVKPTDTFTFNKTFTDPKYRVKINQIQLKETKEENKATHERIVQDRRFETQAAIVRIMKSRKSMGHSELVAEVINLTKKRGSIDTSAIKKEIESLIEKDYIEREGNAYVYLA; via the exons ATGACTACCGCCAGAGCGCGGGGCAAGCTGCCCGAGACCGAGACTATCGACTTGACGCAGCAGCCCTCTGCTTTCAAACCCTATGCTGGTGCCAAGAAATTGGTGATCAAAAACCTGCGAGCGCCGACAAATCGAGACAACCAGGTAGCAGAATACTATAAACGAACAGAGAAGGAGCTTGATGGTGCTTTGGAGGCAATCTTTGCAGGGCGGACGCCAGATGTTCCTCTTGAGAGGCTTTACAGAGGCGTTGAGGATGTTTGTCGCAAGGGAGATCCGGCCAAGGTATATCAGATGCTCAATGAAAGAGTCGACGTGCATCTGCTACGTATTGTCCTGCCAAGAATCCAGAAAAATGGACGAACTTCGAACCTCGACACTCTAAAGAATACACTGGAAGAATGGAAGACCTGGAATAAGCAAACG ATATTGATCCGTTCCACATTTAGCTTTCTTGACCGTACATATCTGTTACGAGAAAACTTTCCATCAATAAACGACATGGCTATTGGTCAATTCCGCAAAATGGCATTTCCATCGCAAGTGCACTCATACAGGAGCTCTATAGGTGCAAACCTTATCATGGGTATATGCGAATTGATCGAAAATGACCGAAGGGGTGGAGGCCAAACTGAGCCAACGTTGCTAAAAGACTCTATCATGATGCTATACGTTCTGGGTGTCTATGTCAAACACTTTgagcccttcttcttggagcAATCGCAAAAGTATTTCAAGGAATTTGGCGAGGCCTGGAGCACCTCCAGCCTCAAAGATTACATCCTGGTTTGTGAGAAGCTTTTGAAGAAGGAAGACTATCGATGCATTCAGTTCAACCTCGACAGTACCACGGAGAAGCAACTTATGGATTCTGCTCATTCACTCCTGATTAGCAACTATTCCGAGAAGCTTTTGAATGGTGGTAACCTAGGGAAGCTGCTAGCCGAGAGAGAAGTCGAGTCAATGAAGGCTTTGTATGACTTGCTTCGACTATCGGGGATTCAGAAGAAAATGAAGGTTCCATGGGGTGAGTACATAAGAACAGCGGGAGCAGCCATAGTCAGCGACAAAGAAAAGGGTGATGAAATGGTTCTACGCTTGTTGGAGTTACGACGCTCGCTTGATCTCATGATTCGAGACGCTTTCAACAAGGATGAGGACTTTCTCTGGGCCATGAGAGAATCATTCGGCAAGTTCATGAACGATAGAAAGGTTGCGTCTTGTTGGGAAACAGGAACATCAAAGATTGGCGAGATGATCGCCAAGTACATCGACATGCTTTTGAGAGGTGGTCTGAAATCACTACCCAAGGAGCTCCTATCCGACTTGAAGGATCGAGAAACGGCACAGAAAGAAGGCCAGGCCAGCACTGGCGATGAGGACGCTGAGCTTGACAGACAACTTGACCAAGCACTCGAGCTTTTCCGATTTATCGAAGGCAAAGATGCATTCGAAGCCTTTTACAAGAAAGATCTGGCCCGGCGATTGCTTATGGGTCGAAGCGCAAGCCAGGATGCCGAGCGGAACATGCTTACCAAGCTCAGAGGAGAGTGCGGTGCTAACTTTACGCAAAACTTGGAACAAATGTTCAAAGATCAAGAGTTGGGCAAGGACGAAATGGAGTCTTATAAACAATGGTGCCAAGGCAGTGCTGAGCGAAAGGCTCCTCTGGACCTGTCAGTCATGATTCTTTCGGCTGCTGCCTGGCCAACATACCCTGACGTCCGTCTCAATTTGCCTGATGAGGTCGCTACACAGATTGAGAGGTTTGATAAGTATTACAAGAATAAGCATACAGGTCGTGTGTTGACATGGAAGCACTCATTGGCCCATTGTTCCATCAATGCCCGTTTCGCCAAGGCTCCCAAGGAACTCCTTGTATCCGCCTATCAGGCTGTTGTTCTTATGATGTTCAACAGCGTACCTGATGGCGGCTTCCTCGCCTATGAGCAGATCGCTACAGGAACTGGTCTCCAGGGCGGTGATCTTAATCGCACTCTTCAGTCACTTGCATGTGGTAAAGCAAGAGTGCTGACCAAGCACCCGAAAGGCCGTGATGTCAAGCCCACAGACACTTTTACATTCAACAAAACTTTTACGGATCCCAAGTACCGAGTCAAGATTAACCAGATCCAGCTCAAAGAGACCAAGGAGGAGAATAAGGCAACACACGAAAGGATCGTGCAGGATCGACGATTCGAAACTCAAGCTGCAATTGTGCGAATAATGAAGAGTCGAAAGAGCATGGGCCATTCAGAGCTAGTGGCAGAAGTGATCAACTTGACGAAAAAGAGAGGCAGCATTGACACTTCAGCGATTAAAAAGGAGATCGAAAG TCTTATCGAGAAGGATTACATCGAGCGAGAGGGTAATGCATATGTGTACCTGGCTTAA
- a CDS encoding hypothetical protein (BUSCO:944at5125), translated as MADITALDALQAFHQGLLSLREGRVEGAETLGNEFLVQVFETGLGKFWDKPARKNDNRNAVKSGKVVIDGDEYSINDNFQQDVLTFSDEVELDELESARCLLESQEDPNTLGRSLLECAIIRFHQQRKYVLDIVRLLLEIEGLDDDIADAEALESVKLYVAERLLQPSMGADTTKRIVPRCMASMREIKAWLQKIGDKIAAAQTLGQTTTNGVSEQMETIEFSRVSLMQQHELLGVILCRSIEMRQGSTQDFLDFVSVLQKVDRYDALLVHLVPSIGAYISVFGSAEGGYDLIKARELHGKLFPTDSSPWPLSQLQAAFRAWWLAEYSGFYVDDPPEAAIPPNTDLDEEDRQRSKAFLESLKDGSFDFLLSIAADVKSPDWHDPVRAGMRKWLQRKSPALAPDAIPFADFFQMSLMLQLEVFVDGFISNLPDVLRKLRVEEDEQRQSSQTHEQDLDLERFLLIIAYAYEGRPDAAMNFWSDPDSNLAGFMHWASRRASTPLVTAFCEMLQAISENEECASAAHEFLIDEGHHSSGKMRKSQSLTWAQIFKELDFFSAKIRQKPAPPQAIRYRNEKMSSDQAETEPESAMMLECYLRLMSKLASESETTRQFLLQNPNYSLVETLFELASSNIPPRLRGCTFMALRALMARKSLQEGALMWNCLDQWVTGEYFLHPVTSHRQSQQSPSVFMERIFDEISNGFEDPESFIQLLLSLISPAVDSSPLNDGLPFPENLGSSSRMPGIEIYVDFVMGLVFAQRANDLQDVNQTRVLRLSCLEFILICLNTFNEDLIIMANETNINVDSVIATTDLATYVRMHPFARVMEWMFNDKVMAALFNTIHQEPADVGNASPDSPLILGILRAVEVISKVLDLQATYLELVRPIIKLQSNQRRPPVANAAFASFEDGLVTRLNLVVDLGNYCGIGHPELTLACLKLLEKMSSSSKITAVWSGSSRQMHRNKAIVALEANGEHETISRSFVSELITPLETGREADSPAYVTKIYILDFLYQCLQETLRKPTIAHLLLGFKCGIDSLSVEAKGAFASRNSLFHTILRLLLEAPSGDAQGMRQWLIAIKSRVMRILHILWSSPLSAPVVVEELRENEILFHLLLRETVINPDLPWEGENVALVQFPVTDGAVALIDFLSLRSMSLEYVAMELCSIAQNRMPSVKRRIFEALNGQIIGEGNTPIPIPTIFDLYDFLLPEGVWEIPLPPLQYYKDLDLTACLENDTDGNQIYNLERVKEVLLLKRGEAHDAGALVAAQDLVAFEREESMIIEYLISSNRQKQLTTQSLKVLKTWTKLLLVMIESNDFKGSAQISFFLQALQSILPSLEAFASERPDEAFELAKLSKILLFKLDLSASADDKQGSAIGNLISDKLFQLFQICLQAIGKWAGTPELRSIYYSICYRYLTGMADQGPLTSNRPKTIKTIQVYGERLLNVICDDAYGGEAQCQTSALILLNALISMGHQEGDDYVVETLNRLNFIGIMVDSLRNIMQEWQEVFTSGTSEQQNYQNARLALLLELAQTRSGAKYILHSNLFRALETSGLFEADPELQINNANPRALEQHYDLLAQVVRIVGAALVSRGSHNVVQGRRFLTDHRMLVTHTLKRSAGIGSGNVDEGLDQKIEELAEGLMVIIAATRFLEFENEGVPEPTQQSHGLFH; from the exons ATGGCCGATATCACCGCTTTAGATGCCCTACAAGCTTTCCACCAAGGGCTTCTATCATTACGCGAAGGTCGCGTCGAGGGCGCAGAGACGCTAGGAAATGAGTTCTTAGTCCAAGTTTTCGAGACTGGGTTGGGGAAGTTCTGGGATAAGCCAGCCAGGAAGAATGATAACAGAAACGCTGTCAAATCTG GCAAGGTTGTAATCGACGGTGACGAGTATTCGATAAACGATAACTTCCAGCAAGATGTCCTTACCTTTTCCGACGAAGTAGAGCTTGACGAACTTGAATCTGCACGATGTTTACTAGAGTCGCAAGAAGACCCCAATACGCTGGGCCGATCGCTCCTCGAGTGCGCCATCATCCGATTCCACCAGCAGCGAAAGTATGTTCTCGATATTGTGCGACTTCTCCTCGAGATAGAAGGTCTCGACGACGATATTGCCGATGCGGAAGCCCTTGAAAGCGTCAAGCTATACGTTGCTGAACGCTTGCTCCAGCCCAGTATGGGCGCCGACACTACAAAAAGAATCGTGCCTAGGTGTATGGCTTCTATGAGGGAGATTAAGGCGTGGCTTCAGAAGATAGGAGACAAGATCGCTGCGGCCCAGACTCTCGGTCAAACTACAACTAACGGCGTCTCGGAGCAGATGGAGACCATTGAGTTCTCCAGGGTGAGTTTGATGCAACAGCACGAATTGCTGGGTGTAATACTTTGCCGGAGTATTGAAATGAGACAAGGATCGACACAGGACTTTCTTGACTTTGTATCTGTTCTCCAAAAGGTAGACAGGTATGATGCCTTGTTAGTTCACCTTGTTCCATCTATCGGAGCATACATTTCGGTTTTCGGGTCTGCCGAAGGCGGATACGATCTCATCAAGGCCCGCGAGCTGCACGGCAAGCTATTCCCTACGGACAGTTCTCCGTGGCCTTTGTCACAGTTGCAGGCCGCTTTCAGGGCTTGGTGGCTTGCAGAGTACAGTGGCTTCTATGTCGATGACCCCCCTGAGGCAGCAATCCCTCCCAATACCGACCTGGATGAGGAGGACCGACAGCGATCAAAAGCATTCCTGGAGTCTTTGAAGGACGGATCTTTCGACTTCCTGCTCTCGATTGCGGCCGATGTCAAGTCGCCGGATTGGCACGACCCTGTAAGAGCCGGTATGCGCAAGTGGCTACAGCGCAAGTCTCCTGCTCTTGCACCTGATGCAATCCCTTTCGCCGATTTCTTCCAGATGAGTCTTATGCTACAGCTTGAGGTGTTTGTTGACGGCTTCATTTCCAACCTTCCTGATGTGCTTCGCAAACTTCGTGTGGAGGAGGATGAACAACGCCAGTCTAGTCAGACACATGAGCAGGATCTAGACCTCGAAAGGTTCTTGCTGATCATTGCATATGCTTACGAGGGTCGGCCAGATGCCGCCATGAACTTCTGGTCTGACCCCGACAGTAACCTGGCTGGTTTTATGCATTGGGCCTCTCGCAGGGCGTCGACGCCTCTGGTGACAGCGTTCTGCGAGATGCTCCAGGCTATCTCGGAGAACGAAGAGTGCGCTTCTGCCGCACACGAGTTCCTAATCGATGAGGGTCATCATTCATCCGGAAAGATGAGAAAATCACAATCATTAACATGGGCTCAAATTTTCAAGGAGCTGGACTTTTTCTCTGCCAAAATCAGGCAAAAGCCGGCGCCACCTCAGGCGATACGTTATCGTAACGAGAAGATGAGCAGTGATCAAGCAGAGACTGAACCAGAGTCGGCCATGATGCTTGAATGTTACCTTCGTCTTATGTCAAAGCTGGCTAGTGAAAGTGAGACGACACGCCAGTTTCTCCTCCAAAACCCCAACTATAGCCTCGTCGAAACATTGTTTGAGCTTGCTAGTAGCAACATTCCACCCCGGTTACGCGGCTGTACCTTTATGGCTCTCCGAGCCCTGATGGCACGCAAGTCGCTACAGGAGGGTGCTCTTATGTGGAATTGTCTCGATCAATGGGTCACTGGAGAGTATTTCCTCCACCCAGTCACTTCTCATCGCCAATCGCAACAATCGCCTAGTGTCTTCATGGAGCGTATTTTCGACGAGATTAGCAATGGATTTGAAGATCCCGAATCTTTTATCCAGCTCCTGCTTTCTCTTATATCCCCAGCAGTGGACAGCAGTCCCCTTAACGACGGACTGCCATTCCCAGAAAATCTTGGCTCTTCCTCTCGAATGCCCGGTATTGAGATTTACGTCGACTTTGTGATGGGCTTGGTATTTGCCCAAAGGGCCAACGACCTTCAGGATGTCAACCAAACTCGTGTCTTGCGTCTTAGTTGTCTAGAGTTCATTCTAATCTGCCTAAACACCTTCAACGAAGATCTTATCATCATGGCGAATGAAACAAATATCAACGTCGATAGCGTCATCGCAACTACCGACTTGGCGACCTATGTACGAATGCATCCTTTTGCCCGAGTGATGGAATGGATGTTCAACGACAAAGTTATGGCAGCTCTTTTCAACACTATTCATCAAGAGCCCGCGGATGTAGGAAATGCTTCGCCAGACTCTCCTCTAATTCTTGGCATCTTGCGTGCTGTCGAGGTTATCAGCAAAGTCCTTGATCTCCAAGCTACATATCTTGAGCTTGTTCGACCCATTATCAAGCTTCAGTCAAATCAGCGCCGACCACCTGTGGCGAATGCTGCATTTGCTTCATTTGAGGATGGTTTGGTTACGCGGCTGAACCTCGTTGTTGATTTGGGTAACTACTGTGGTATCGGGCACCCAGAGCTGACGCTTGCGTGCCTGAAGCTGCTTGAAAagatgtcatcatcctcgaaGATCACCGCTGTCTGGTCGGGATCCAGTCGGCAAATGCACCGCAACAAGGCTATTGTTGCTCTAGAGGCGAATGGTGAACACGAGACAATCTCACGATCCTTTGTCTCGGAGTTGATAACCCCTCTGGAAACTGGGCGCGAGGCAGACTCCCCAGCTTACGTGACCAAAATCTACATTCTCGACTTCCTATACCAATGTCTACAAGAAACGCTCCGCAAGCCTACAATTGCTCATCTGCTGCTTGGCTTCAAGTGCGGCATTGACTCTCTTTCCGTTGAAGCTAAGGGTGCTTTCGCTTCCAGGAATTCTCTTTTTCACACAATACTGAGATTGCTACTTGAAGCCCCGTCTGGTGATGCCCAAGGAATGCGACAATGGCTGATCGCCATCAAGTCACGCGTAATGCGCATCTTGCATATTCTTTGGAGCTCTCCTCTATCCGCCCCTGTGGTGGTCGAGGAGCTTCGCGAAAATGAGATCCTCTTCCACCTTTTGCTTCGTGAGACAGTTATCAATCCTGACTTACCTTGGGAGGGTGAGAATGTCGCTCTGGTCCAGTTCCCTGTCACAGATGGAGCTGTGGCTTTGATTGACTTCTTGTCGCTTCGAAGCATGAGTCTGGAATACGTCGCAATGGAACTTTGCAGCATAGCTCAAAATCGCATGCCGAGTGTCAAGCGTCGCATATTTGAAGCCTTGAATGGTCAGATTATTGGAGAAGGAAATACCCCCATCCCAATTCCTACAATATTTGATCTTTACGACTTCTTGCTCCCGGAAGGTGTCTGGGAAATCCCCTTACCCCCTCTCCAATACTATAAAGATCTAGACCTTACAGCTTGTTTGGAGAATGATACTGACGGTAACCAAATTTACAACCTCGAACGCGTCAAGGAAGTTCTTCTACTAAAGCGTGGCGAAGCTCACGATGCGGGTGCACTGGTTGCAGCCCAGGATCTTGTTGCTTTCGAACGGGAAGAGAGCATGATAATAGAGTACCTCATTTCCTCTAATCGACAGAAGCAACTGACAACACAAAGTCTCAAGGTCCTAAAGACATGGACCAAGCTGCTTTTGGTCATGATTGAGTCAAACGACTTTAAGGGCTCGGCACAgatctccttcttcttgcagGCTTTACAATCGATTCTACCCAGTTTGGAAGCATTTGCTTCCGAGCGACCGGATGAGGCTTTTGAGCTCGCAAAATTATCCAAGATCCTGCTCTTCAAGCTCGACCTTTCCGCATCTGCAGATGACAAGCAAGGCTCAGCCATTGGCAATCTGATCAGTGACAAGCTTTTCCAGCTTTTCCAGATCTGCCTGCAAGCCATTGGCAAGTGGGCTGGTACGCCAGAGTTAAGATCCATCTACTACAGCATCTGCTACCGCTACCTGACTGGCATGGCTGACCAGGGGCCACTCACGTCCAACAGACCCAAGACGATCAAGACCATCCAAGTTTATGGTGAGCGGTTGCTCAATGTTATCTGTGACGATGCGTATGGCGGCGAGGCGCAGTGTCAGACATCGGCACTCATCCTTCTTAACGCCCTGATTAGCATGGGTCACCAAGAAGGCGATGATTATGTCGTCGAGACTCTGAATCGACTTAACTTTATTGGAATCATGGTCGATTCGCTGCGAAATATTATGCAAGAGTGGCAGGAAGTCTTCACGTCAG GCACTTCTGAGCAGCAGAATTATCAAAACGCACGTCTTGCTCTTCTCCTCGAACTTGCTCAAACTCGTTCTGGGGCCAAGTATATCCTGCATTCCAATCTTTTCCGTGCCCTTGAGACCTCTGGCCTCTTTGAGGCGGACCCTGAGCTGCAAATTAACAACGCAAACCCGCGCGCTCTCGAGCAACATTACGATCTCCTTGCCCAAGTGGTGCGCATCGTGGGCGCCGCACTTGTTTCCCGTGGCAGCCATAATGTTGTTCAAGGCCGCCGGTTCCTCACTGACCATCGCATGCTTGTCACACATACACTCAAGCGCAGCGCTGGCATCGGAAGTGGGAACGTGGATGAAGGCTTGGACCAGAAGATAGAAGAGTTGGCTGAAGGTTTAATGGTTATCATCGCAGCGACACGATTCCTCGAG TTTGAGAACGAGGGTGTCCCCGAGCCTACGCAGCAGAGCCATGGGCTTTTCCACTAG
- the MIP1 gene encoding DNA-directed DNA polymerase gamma mip1 (BUSCO:3284at5125) yields the protein MFVPVAASPFRATTASFSRISQHQGFRRHALRTHVRWLAAVAHNAKPKKLKTLALPSEARHNEIGVQQLSSHVFEQIFPDGVKPPPQELVELSKDHLRRHDLLGKNTDKSDPIAFDIPPLQGRTLDEHFHKLGLDAAEPFLTYAKQFARANPPPKPRQWVHQSGWTKYYPDGTTEKVEAPEEEMLSFDTEVMWKISPFAVMACASSPTAWYAWLSPWLLGETENDRQLIPFGDPTKDRIIVGHNVGFDRARVLEEYSLKQTRNTFLDTMSLHVAVNGMCSQQRPTWMKHKKNREMRERVATETPDHDLATILSTQGMHDEADLWVERSSVNSLRDVAQFHLNVSIDKSIRNDFGELDRQGVVEKLDELLTYCAADVSITHRVYQIVFPNFLSTCPHPVSFAALRHLSSVILPVDDSWDAYIKNAEATYHKLNDAVQERLIGLTESALGMKDNPDEYENDPWMQQLDWSGQEIKMAKGKGDEPPRPVARQKKPGMPKWYKDLFQTNDSPINITVRTRVAPLLLKMSWDGYPLFWSDKFGWTFRVPRVEAAKYKAKQAVECKFDETEIKLRDDHAHSYFKLPHKDGPTARCANPMAKGYLSYFESGMLSSEYAYAKEALEMNASCSYWISARDRIKSQMVVYDKDLRVLNRTRGRRKLNNPGFILPQIIPMGTITRRAVENTWLTASNAKKNRVGSELKAMVKAPKGYCFVGADVDSEELWIASLIGDATFKLHGGNAVGFMTLEGTKSAGTDLHSRTASILGITRNNAKVFNYGRIYGAGLKFAATLLRQFNPNLSEKETMETASRLYANTKGTKTNRKVLYKRLFWRGGTESFVFNKLEEFAEQDKARTPVLGAGITEALMGRYISKGGYLTSRINWAIQSSGVDYLHLLVVSMDYLIRRFNIDARVAITVHDEIRYLVKDQDKYRTALALQVANIWTRAMFSQQVGINDLPQSCAYFSAIDIDHVLRKEVDMECITPSHQTPIPAGESIDINTLLDKGEAARLDPAIVPDARYAPKLDHIEYTPRVSVMQGIQESAQETLPFLKAQIVSDEQEIRDIVYALQKERLAAMPKKERPLSKKELQSVLPYRAYPQLMPMDEPFILTEAMKENPNPYANKNNKLGLGKYSNKNYRPTWRV from the exons ATGTTTGTTCCAGTCGCTGCTTCTCCGTTTCGCGCTACGACAGCCAGTTTCTCTCGTATCTCTCAACACCAGGGTTTTCGCCGTCATGCTTTGCGCACTCATGTGCGATGGCTGGCTGCCGTCGCTCACAACGCCAAACCAAAGAAGCTGAAAACTCTTGCTT TACCTTCCGAAGCCCGACATAATGAGATAGGCGTCCAGCAGCTCAGCTCCCACGTATTCGAACAAATATTTCCTGATGGTGTAAAACCCCCACCCCAAGAGCTCGTTGAGCTATCCAAGGATCATTTGCGGCGTCACGATCTGCTTGGGAAGAACACCGACAAATCCGACCCTATAGCTTTCGATATTCCCCCGCTGCAAGGACGCACACTCGACGAGCACTTTCACAAGCTCGGTTTAGATGCTGCTGAGCCCTTCCTCACATACGCGAAGCAGTTCGCCCGCGCCAATCCACCTCCGAAACCCCGACAATGGGTACACCAGAGTGGCTGGACGAAATATTATCCTGATGGGACGACTGAGAAAGTTGAAGCACCCGAAGAAGAGATGTTGTCATTCGACACAGAGGTCATGTGGAAAATAAGCCCTTTCGCTGTCATGGCCTGCGCATCAAGCCCGACTGCTTGGTACGCATGGTTATCACCTTGGCTACTGGGAGAGACCGAAAACGACAGGCAGTTAATTCCTTTTGGTGATCCTACCAAAGATCGAATTATCGTCGGGCATAATGTGGGTTTCGATCGAGCGCGGGTTTTGGAAGAGTACAGCCTGAAACAAACTCGAAATACCTTCCTCGACACCATGTCCCTACATGTGGCTGTGAATGGAATGTGCTCTCAACAACGACCTACCTGGATGAAACATAAAAAGAACCGAGAGATGCGGGAGCGAGTAGCGACCGAGACTCCTGACCACGATCTGGCGACAATTCTGAGTACACAAGGAATGCATGACGAAGCAGATCTTTGGGTCGAACGAAGCTCTGTCAACTCTCTGAGGGATGTCGCTCAATTTCACCTCAATGTTTCTATAGACAAGTCGATCCGAAATGACTTTGGTGAGCTGGATCGCCAAGGAGTTGTAGAAAAGTTGGATGAGCTCCTGACATATTGTGCTGCTGATGTCTCCATCACCCACCGTGTCTACCAGATCGTTTTCCCCAACTTCCTGTCAACCTGCCCACATCCTGTCAGCTTCGCAGCTCTTCGGCACCTCTCCTCTGTCATCCTTCCGGTCGATGACTCGTGGGACGCGTACATCAAAAACGCCGAAGCTACCTACCACAAACTCAACGATGCGGTTCAGGAACGCCTCATCGGCCTTACTGAAAGCGCACTGGGTATGAAGGACAACCCTGATGAATATGAGAATGACCCTTGGATGCAACAACTTGACTGGTCAGGGCAAGAAATCAAGATGGCCAAAGGTAAGGGAGACGAGCCACCAAGACCTGTAGCCAGGCAGAAGAAGCCTGGCATGCCCAAGTGGTATAAAGACCTCTTCCAAACGAATGATTCGCCCATCAACATCACCGTTCGAACGCGGGTTGCTCCTTTGCTGTTAAAGATGTCATGGGACGGATATCCGCTGTTCTGGTCTGATAAATTCGGTTGGACATTTCGCGTACCTCGAGTGGAAGCCGCCAAGTACAAAGCCAAACAGGCAGTCGAGTGCAAGTTCGATGAGACGGAAATTAAGTTACGTGACGACCATGCCCACTCCTACTTTAAGCTCCCTCACAAAGATGGCCCAACAGCGCGGTGTGCCAACCCAATGGCTAAGGGGTACTTATCCTATTTCGAGAGTGGTATGTTGTCCTCCGAATATGCATATGCGAAGGAAGCGCTAGAGATGAATGCATCGTGTTCTTACTGGATAAGTGCGAGAGATCGCATCAAGTCTCAAATGGTTGTTTATGACAAAGACCTTCGCGTATTGAACCGTACTCGTGGCAGACGAAAGTTGAACAATCCCGGTTTTATTTTGCCACAGATCATCCCAATGGGTACCATAACTCGCAGAGCGGTCGAGAACACCTGGCTTACGGCCAGCAATGCCAAGAAGAATCGCGTTGGCTCTGAACTCAAAGCAATGGTCAAGGCGCCAAAGGGCTATTGCTTTGTAGGAGCGGACGTCGACTCAGAGGAGCTTTGGATTGCCAGTCTCATTGGCGACGCGACGTTTAAGCTTCATGGTGGAAATGCTGTTGGATTCATGACATTGGAGGGCACAAAGTCTGCTGGTACGGATCTTCATTCGCGGACGGCTTCCATCCTGGGCATTACCAGGAATAATGCCAAAGTCTTCAATTACGGGCGAATCTATGGTGCTGGCCTCAAATTCGCAGCGACCTTGTTACGACAATTCAACCCAAACCTCTCCGAAAAGGAGACCATGGAGACGGCATCAAGACTCTACGCGAATACCAAGGGTACAAAGACCAACCGCAAAGTGCTTTACAAACGTCTCTTCTGGAGAGGTGGCACCGAGTCGTTTGTCTTTAACAAGCTGGAGGAGTTTGCTGAGCAAGACAAGGCTAGAACCCCGGTATTGGGTGCCGGGATTACTGAAGCTCTTATGGGACGATACATCAGCAAGGGTGGTTATCTGACATCGCGAATTAACTGGGCTATTCAATCTTCTGGTGTTGACTACCTTCATTTGCTCGTTGTCTCCATGGATTACCTAATTCGTCGCTTCAACATCGATGCTCGAGTGGCTATTACAGTTCATGATGAAATTCGATATCTGGTCAAGGATCAGGATAAGTACCGCACAGCACTTGCTCTGCAGGTTGCCAACATCTGGACAAGGGCTATGTTCTCTCAGCAGGTTGGCATCAACGATCTCCCTCAGTCTTGCGCTTATTTTTCTGCCATTGATATCGACCATGTTTTACGCAAGGAAGTGGACATGGAGTGCATTACTCCAAGTCATCAAACCCCTATACCTGCTGGAGAAAGCATCGACATCAATACCCTTTTGGATAAGGGCGAGGCTGCTAGGCTAGATCCTGCCATCGTCCCAGATGCCAGATACGCCCCCAAGCTCGATCACATCGAGTACACTCCGCGCGTATCTGTTATGCAGGGCATCCAGGAATCAGCTCAGGAGACGCTTCCTTTCCTCAAGGCCCAAATAGTCAGCGATGAACAAGAAATTAGAGACATCGTCTATGCGTTGCAGAAAGAAAGGTTAGCAGCGATgccaaagaaggaaaggCCGTTGAGCAAAAAAGAATTGCAAAGCGTGTTGCCATACAGAGCGTATCCGCAACTTATGCCCATGGACGAACCATTTATCCTGACAGAGGCTATGAAAGAAAACCCAAATCCCTATGCGAACAAAAACAACAAGTTGGGGTTGGGAAAGTACTCAAACAAGAATTACAGGCCAACGTGGAGGGTGTAA